Proteins encoded in a region of the Paenibacillus pedocola genome:
- a CDS encoding GNAT family N-acetyltransferase — protein sequence MQVITERLIITAFNQENYKKVSETYSIGKHIVNYLDNLKEDPELLGWGVWFVSLIENNQVIGDIGFKGTPDSQGTVEVGFGIIPEMHNKGIATESVGAIIEWALSSRKVKKIVAECLIDNLPSIKVLEKLKMTRTGITNGMINWEILNDHNC from the coding sequence TTGCAAGTCATAACAGAACGTCTAATCATTACTGCTTTTAATCAAGAAAATTACAAGAAGGTATCTGAAACGTATTCTATTGGAAAACATATCGTCAATTATTTAGATAACCTTAAGGAAGATCCTGAATTGTTGGGCTGGGGAGTGTGGTTTGTATCTTTAATTGAAAATAACCAAGTTATTGGCGACATTGGATTTAAGGGAACGCCTGATAGTCAAGGAACTGTAGAAGTTGGGTTTGGAATCATTCCGGAAATGCATAACAAGGGGATAGCTACAGAGTCAGTTGGAGCAATTATTGAATGGGCATTATCTTCTAGAAAAGTAAAAAAAATTGTGGCAGAGTGTCTTATCGATAACCTTCCTTCTATTAAAGTTCTAGAGAAATTAAAGATGACGAGAACTGGAATAACGAATGGAATGATTAACTGGGAAATACTAAATGATCATAATTGTTAA
- a CDS encoding ABC transporter permease, giving the protein MKIRDISRMAWDQVKRRKVVTGLCMTGISIGCAAIIVALSIGQSAQVYVTDEVNRNFKMDEIIVSPGGGIPSQGNGSGAPAESNDNLNPGKLTAQKLKIIQGLNHVVAAAPFEDAGYMQMLTIDNKIADVQIKATDLRMLTKFGHKFKQGGVTDLPGMVVLNYGATLGLIDNETRQKLYERLGAEPFNQELMDQYNSMAILPTEMYRQQIQMQATDYSNPAGNIKLSSPLQVGGILASPEGTDDLRASYEKIVYVSLETAAQLAKELSFTDTSMTAEPEEDTYKSVTVKVDSVDRIKQVEEMIQKLSLSASDNLYQQEQLKQTFDMMKMAALGIGVFILVIASISIIVAMTMSTHQRRRQIGIMKVLGANMGQIRNMFITEAALLGLLGGVLGVVFSYLIIMGLNKLVGTAGDGLTFFIPLMTIPVGLAFAIMTGVLSGIYPAISASRTDALTAIKRD; this is encoded by the coding sequence ATGAAGATAAGAGATATATCCAGAATGGCCTGGGATCAGGTCAAACGCCGTAAAGTGGTTACCGGTTTGTGTATGACAGGAATATCAATTGGCTGTGCGGCGATTATTGTGGCGCTAAGCATCGGCCAATCCGCCCAGGTCTATGTGACCGATGAAGTGAACCGCAATTTCAAAATGGATGAAATTATTGTATCTCCAGGCGGAGGGATTCCTTCTCAAGGGAACGGAAGCGGGGCACCTGCAGAGAGTAATGATAACCTGAATCCCGGCAAGCTGACTGCCCAAAAGCTGAAGATTATCCAGGGGCTCAATCATGTTGTTGCCGCTGCGCCCTTTGAAGATGCAGGCTATATGCAAATGCTGACCATTGACAATAAAATTGCCGATGTCCAGATCAAAGCCACGGATTTACGGATGCTGACCAAATTCGGCCATAAGTTCAAACAAGGCGGGGTTACGGATCTGCCGGGAATGGTCGTGCTGAACTATGGGGCGACGCTTGGCCTGATTGATAATGAGACCCGCCAGAAGCTGTACGAGCGGCTTGGCGCAGAACCGTTTAACCAGGAACTAATGGATCAGTATAACAGCATGGCAATCCTGCCTACAGAGATGTACCGGCAGCAGATCCAGATGCAGGCTACCGATTATTCCAATCCGGCGGGGAATATCAAACTCAGTTCACCGCTCCAGGTAGGCGGCATTCTGGCTAGCCCGGAAGGGACTGACGATCTGAGGGCTTCCTACGAGAAGATCGTCTATGTCTCCCTTGAAACGGCTGCACAGCTCGCGAAGGAATTGTCTTTCACGGATACCAGTATGACTGCAGAGCCGGAAGAGGACACCTACAAATCAGTAACGGTCAAAGTTGACAGTGTCGACCGTATTAAACAGGTGGAAGAAATGATTCAGAAGCTGAGTCTCTCAGCCAGTGACAATCTGTATCAGCAGGAACAGCTCAAACAAACCTTTGATATGATGAAAATGGCAGCACTGGGCATCGGGGTATTCATTCTGGTTATCGCCTCGATCTCTATTATCGTAGCGATGACGATGTCCACACATCAACGCAGGCGGCAGATCGGGATCATGAAGGTGCTTGGCGCGAACATGGGGCAGATCCGCAATATGTTCATCACAGAAGCTGCCTTGCTGGGGCTGCTTGGAGGAGTTTTAGGTGTTGTCTTCTCCTATCTGATTATTATGGGACTTAACAAACTGGTCGGCACAGCCGGTGACGGGTTAACCTTCTTTATCCCGCTGATGACGATTCCGGTCGGACTGGCGTTTGCCATTATGACCGGTGTGCTGTCCGGAATCTATCCGGCGATCAGTGCCTCCAGAACTGATGCGCTTACAGCCATCAAACGGGATTAG
- a CDS encoding helix-turn-helix transcriptional regulator: MKQQWVLPAPAYAHYVCYPEFLGHYSDFPQHAERRSEGMLNSYNLHLVFGGSGYVFQEGERIPMGKGSGFLYPGGAYQQYGSDPSQPWEVRWVHFNTAISLPLLEEADQSRGYFFTFDLNAGLASRFEEIYRLSAAYETRIEPRLSSVLYEILVTLLQNSEPLHGSVPLEIRHSIRRTADLIHQECERPWTLESMSRLAGYSSYHFLRLFRSIMGKTPNRYLSDCRLARAKLLLVSTELPVEQIALQTGFHQSSYFIKVFKLAEGLPPSQYRRSFSS; this comes from the coding sequence ATGAAGCAGCAATGGGTATTACCAGCCCCCGCCTATGCCCATTATGTCTGTTATCCGGAATTTCTGGGACATTACAGCGATTTCCCGCAGCATGCGGAGCGAAGAAGTGAAGGGATGCTGAACAGCTATAATCTGCATTTGGTTTTTGGCGGTTCCGGCTATGTATTTCAGGAGGGCGAACGGATTCCAATGGGCAAAGGAAGCGGCTTTCTTTATCCTGGAGGAGCCTATCAGCAGTACGGTTCTGATCCGTCGCAGCCTTGGGAGGTGCGCTGGGTTCACTTTAATACGGCCATATCCCTGCCCCTTTTGGAGGAAGCAGACCAGTCACGCGGTTATTTCTTTACATTTGATCTAAACGCTGGCCTTGCGTCCAGATTCGAGGAGATTTACCGGCTTAGCGCTGCCTACGAGACACGCATTGAACCGCGGCTCTCATCAGTACTCTATGAAATTCTGGTTACACTGCTGCAAAACTCTGAACCGCTGCATGGCTCCGTGCCGCTGGAGATCAGACATTCTATCCGCCGCACGGCAGACCTCATACATCAGGAATGTGAGCGTCCCTGGACGCTTGAAAGCATGTCGAGGCTCGCAGGGTACAGCAGCTACCACTTTTTACGGCTGTTCCGCTCCATTATGGGGAAGACGCCGAACCGTTATTTAAGCGATTGCCGTCTGGCAAGAGCCAAGCTGCTACTTGTCTCAACAGAACTGCCTGTCGAACAGATCGCCCTTCAGACCGGCTTTCATCAGTCCAGTTACTTCATAAAGGTGTTCAAACTGGCCGAAGGATTGCCTCCAAGCCAGTACCGGCGGTCATTCAGTTCATAG
- a CDS encoding efflux RND transporter periplasmic adaptor subunit gives MKRMIKRSLKWIIIAVIVIGAGYMLYGKVFKDGESEVVMEPPQVISFPVTQETVTSSVQVKGRSQYQEETLVYAPFASKVTGWKVENGGQVKKGDVLFTLDQSSLKNEIATAEAAIRKAELESELNAFVSQQEDESAAPIGTEAERLKALAAEEATRLNNELNQVNTQIQEQELADKKARLRTAVYHAPATGIFLYDSSSERPQTVTDNQYIGKIVDLNKLEFIASVGEQDIFRIKQGMKVKVKMTAMKELTLNGEVTEVSKFATTTTGQNTAGQIPQFEVVISLQPDEHLIGGLSLSGDIETIRKENAVVVSSMAVMHEGEQTFVMLDKGNGQYERQEIKIGLETTEKTEVLSGLKPGDTVVLQ, from the coding sequence ATGAAAAGGATGATTAAGCGCAGCCTTAAGTGGATTATTATCGCGGTTATTGTGATAGGTGCAGGTTATATGCTGTACGGGAAAGTATTTAAGGACGGTGAATCGGAAGTGGTCATGGAGCCTCCGCAGGTGATCAGCTTCCCGGTGACCCAAGAGACTGTAACCAGCTCTGTCCAGGTCAAGGGACGATCGCAATACCAGGAAGAAACGCTTGTCTATGCACCGTTCGCCTCCAAAGTAACCGGCTGGAAGGTAGAGAACGGCGGGCAGGTGAAGAAGGGGGATGTGCTGTTCACGCTGGACCAGTCATCCCTGAAGAATGAGATCGCGACGGCAGAAGCGGCCATCCGCAAAGCGGAGCTGGAGTCAGAGCTTAACGCTTTTGTCAGCCAGCAGGAGGACGAAAGTGCAGCGCCTATCGGTACGGAGGCCGAACGTCTGAAGGCCCTTGCTGCAGAAGAGGCAACGCGGCTGAATAATGAGCTGAATCAGGTTAATACGCAAATTCAGGAACAGGAGCTGGCTGATAAGAAGGCTAGGCTGAGAACAGCCGTATACCATGCCCCGGCTACCGGCATCTTCCTGTATGACAGCAGCAGCGAACGGCCGCAGACCGTTACGGACAATCAATACATCGGCAAAATCGTGGATCTGAACAAGCTTGAGTTCATTGCCTCTGTCGGGGAGCAGGATATATTCCGCATTAAGCAGGGGATGAAGGTGAAGGTCAAGATGACTGCGATGAAGGAACTGACGCTGAACGGGGAAGTGACTGAGGTCTCGAAGTTCGCTACCACAACGACCGGGCAAAACACAGCCGGGCAGATACCGCAATTTGAGGTCGTCATCTCCCTGCAGCCGGACGAGCATCTGATAGGGGGCTTAAGCCTTAGCGGGGATATAGAGACTATCCGTAAAGAAAATGCGGTTGTAGTCTCCAGCATGGCAGTTATGCATGAAGGGGAACAAACCTTTGTCATGCTGGATAAAGGAAACGGGCAATATGAGCGTCAGGAAATCAAAATCGGACTGGAGACTACGGAGAAAACTGAAGTTCTTTCCGGTCTTAAGCCAGGAGATACGGTAGTTCTTCAATAA
- a CDS encoding ABC transporter ATP-binding protein: MLRVENIKHAFKTGNDWTTVLHDISFAVKEGEMVALLGSSGSGKSTLLNLMAGLMKPTEGHIYIADHDIVQMGENKLAEFRRKHIGFIFQAYELITSLTVRENVELPLVFQSVSPSVRKEKALALLEQVGIPDKADLFPSQLSGGQQQRVSIARSLITEPSVIFADEPTGNLDSKTEEEIIAILLKLNQTMKTTFIVVTHEHEVAEQMQRTFSLRDGYLIHDLNSEADIVPAPGGAG; this comes from the coding sequence ATGTTGCGAGTTGAAAATATTAAACATGCGTTCAAAACCGGCAATGATTGGACCACAGTATTGCACGATATTAGCTTCGCGGTGAAAGAAGGAGAGATGGTAGCGCTGCTCGGCAGCTCCGGCTCCGGTAAATCCACCCTGCTCAACCTGATGGCGGGCCTAATGAAGCCGACCGAAGGGCACATTTACATTGCTGACCACGATATTGTGCAGATGGGTGAGAACAAGCTGGCGGAATTCCGCCGGAAGCATATCGGCTTTATCTTTCAAGCCTATGAGCTGATTACCAGTCTTACAGTGCGTGAGAATGTCGAGCTACCGCTCGTATTCCAATCCGTCTCACCGTCTGTCCGCAAGGAAAAAGCGCTGGCACTGCTGGAGCAGGTCGGGATTCCCGATAAGGCGGATTTATTCCCTTCGCAGTTGTCAGGCGGCCAGCAGCAGCGGGTCAGTATCGCCCGTTCGCTGATTACAGAGCCGTCCGTGATCTTCGCAGATGAACCGACAGGGAATCTGGATTCCAAGACGGAGGAAGAGATCATCGCGATTCTGCTGAAACTGAACCAGACGATGAAGACAACCTTCATAGTAGTAACACACGAGCATGAGGTGGCTGAGCAAATGCAGCGAACGTTCTCGCTGCGCGACGGGTACTTAATTCATGATCTGAACTCTGAGGCGGATATAGTACCCGCACCGGGAGGTGCAGGATGA
- a CDS encoding beta-galactosidase translates to MKKPVADKQFELGVCYYPEHWPEDMWDDDYRRMVETGFTIVRMGEFAWSIFEPEEGSYQFGLFDRAIDLAHRHGLKVVLGTPTATPPAWLTEKYPEVLNVTYEGVTLQHGMRRHYNYSSPKYRELCAAIVSQMASHYGSHPGVAGWQIDNELNCEINEFYSESDHTAFREWLQRKYVTLEKLNEAWGAVFWNQSYTSWSQVYLPRPTPVPKQPNPHQALDEKRFISDNTISFAKIQADIIRAQAPDQWVTTNGLFGHLDSHELQDELLDFFSYDSYPQFSSINYDPNEKNPLGDRSWSLSLSVVRSISSNYCIMEQQSGPGGWVNRMDMPSPKPGQMRLWTYQSIAHGADMVLYFRWRTATMGNEIYWHGLNDYHNLPNRRVREAAGIGQELAAAGKVIIGTRAEASVAILRDYDNEWDGEYDIWHGPFMWTSNKEWFKALQRQHIPTDIVYLRSKTTAKELARYQVLVYPHPAIMTDDTAAVLDEYVQQGGTLIFGCRTGYKDSRGQCYMRAFPGAAKELCGITVEEFTMVKGNRAPTSIRWTHGGEALTGADAFNDILQVEQDSVEVMGRYATDYYAGKPAVTRNKRGRGEVWYYGAVFNEEAALRIIGSLNISSPAAEWLELPAEVELQIRRSDTTSLTFLLNYNEASAEIVLKEPRTDLLTGKELHGKCTMEGFGVLVLE, encoded by the coding sequence ATGAAGAAACCAGTCGCAGATAAACAGTTTGAGCTTGGCGTGTGCTATTACCCGGAGCATTGGCCGGAGGACATGTGGGACGACGATTACCGCCGGATGGTGGAGACAGGCTTTACCATTGTCCGGATGGGTGAATTTGCCTGGTCCATTTTTGAACCCGAGGAAGGCAGCTATCAATTCGGGCTGTTTGACCGCGCCATCGATTTGGCCCATCGCCATGGGCTCAAAGTAGTGCTCGGTACGCCTACGGCAACTCCCCCTGCCTGGCTCACCGAGAAGTATCCTGAGGTTCTGAATGTAACTTATGAAGGTGTTACCCTGCAGCATGGCATGCGCCGCCATTATAATTATAGCAGCCCTAAATACCGTGAGCTGTGTGCTGCGATCGTATCGCAGATGGCATCACATTACGGCAGCCATCCCGGTGTGGCCGGCTGGCAGATTGATAATGAGCTAAATTGTGAGATCAATGAATTCTACTCTGAAAGCGATCACACCGCCTTCCGTGAGTGGCTTCAACGCAAATATGTAACCTTGGAGAAGTTAAATGAGGCCTGGGGAGCAGTCTTCTGGAACCAGAGCTATACCAGCTGGTCACAGGTGTATTTGCCGCGACCTACTCCAGTGCCGAAGCAGCCTAATCCCCACCAGGCGCTGGATGAGAAACGCTTCATCTCTGACAACACCATCTCTTTCGCCAAAATACAGGCGGATATTATTCGTGCCCAGGCGCCGGATCAGTGGGTAACGACGAACGGATTGTTCGGGCATCTCGACAGCCATGAACTGCAGGATGAGCTGCTGGATTTCTTCAGCTATGATTCCTATCCGCAATTCTCCAGTATTAATTATGACCCGAACGAAAAAAATCCGCTCGGCGACCGGAGCTGGAGCCTGTCCCTGTCCGTTGTCCGCTCGATCAGCTCTAACTACTGTATTATGGAGCAGCAATCAGGTCCCGGCGGCTGGGTCAACCGGATGGATATGCCCTCTCCGAAACCCGGACAGATGCGGCTCTGGACATACCAGTCCATTGCCCACGGTGCCGATATGGTACTCTACTTCCGCTGGCGGACAGCCACAATGGGCAATGAAATTTACTGGCATGGCCTTAACGATTACCATAACCTGCCTAACCGCAGAGTCAGAGAAGCCGCGGGCATCGGCCAAGAGCTGGCGGCAGCGGGCAAAGTGATTATCGGAACCCGGGCAGAGGCTTCGGTAGCTATTCTGCGCGATTATGATAATGAATGGGATGGTGAGTACGATATTTGGCACGGGCCGTTTATGTGGACCAGCAATAAAGAATGGTTCAAGGCCCTGCAGCGGCAGCATATTCCAACAGATATTGTCTACTTGCGCAGCAAGACAACGGCTAAGGAACTGGCACGGTATCAGGTGCTGGTCTATCCTCATCCGGCGATTATGACGGACGACACGGCAGCGGTGCTTGACGAGTATGTACAGCAAGGAGGCACGCTTATCTTCGGCTGCCGCACAGGATATAAGGATTCGCGCGGTCAATGCTACATGCGTGCATTTCCCGGAGCTGCCAAGGAACTCTGCGGAATAACCGTCGAAGAATTTACAATGGTCAAAGGTAATCGTGCACCTACATCGATTAGATGGACTCATGGTGGCGAAGCGCTTACCGGAGCAGATGCCTTTAATGATATCCTGCAGGTGGAACAGGACAGCGTGGAAGTTATGGGCCGTTACGCTACCGATTATTATGCCGGCAAACCGGCGGTTACCCGGAACAAACGCGGCAGGGGCGAGGTATGGTATTACGGTGCGGTCTTCAATGAGGAAGCTGCGCTAAGAATCATCGGCAGCTTGAATATTAGCTCTCCGGCTGCGGAGTGGCTTGAGCTGCCCGCCGAGGTTGAACTGCAGATCCGCCGCAGCGATACCACCAGCCTGACGTTCCTCTTGAATTATAATGAAGCATCTGCGGAAATTGTGCTCAAAGAACCGCGGACGGATTTGCTGACAGGTAAAGAATTGCATGGAAAGTGCACTATGGAAGGATTTGGTGTCTTAGTGCTGGAATAA